From a single Myxocyprinus asiaticus isolate MX2 ecotype Aquarium Trade chromosome 33, UBuf_Myxa_2, whole genome shotgun sequence genomic region:
- the upb1 gene encoding beta-ureidopropionase, whose product MSSNEFESLEKILEAHLPEAELKEVRRLLFGKELKKLSLPKGAIDAAAEQDFDLKGYVFEAAPEQLRPPRSVRVGLIQNKIVLPTDAPVLEQITALHKRVGEMVEVAAMCGVNIVCFQEAWTMPFALCTREKQPWTEFAESAEDGLTTRFCVQLAKKYNMVVVSPILERDEIHGGTVWNTAVVVSNNGNVLGKSRKNHIPRVGDFNESTYYMEGNTGHPVFQTQFGKIAINICYGRHHPLNWLMYSMHGAEIIFNPAATVGALSEPMWPIEARNAAIANHCFTCAINRVGTEYYKNEFTSGDGKKAHHDFGHFYGSSYVAAPDGSRSPGLSRTRDGLLVTEMDLNLNRQIADKWSFKMTGRYEMYAEELTKAIQHDFKPNITE is encoded by the exons ATGTCTTCAAATGAGTTTGAATCCCTGGAGAAGATACTGGAAGCACATCTACCCGAAGCAGAGCTCAAAGAGGTCAGGAGACTGCTGTTCGGAAAAGAGTTGAA GAAGCTGAGCCTTCCCAAGGGTGCAATAGATGCTGCAGCGGAGCAAGATTTTGATCTGAAGGGTTATGTGTTTGAAGCAGCGCCAGAGCAGCTCAGACCACCCAGGAGTGTCCGTGTGGGACTAATTCAGAACAAGATAGTCCTACCCACTGATGCCCCTGTGCTTGAACAG ATCACAGCTCTGCACAAGCGAGTGGGTGAGATGGTAGAGGTGGCGGCTATGTGTGGGGTCAATATAGTGTGCTTCCAAGAAGCCTGGA CGATGCCTTTTGCTCTCTGTACAAGAGAGAAGCAGCCCTGGACAGAGTTTGCCGAATCGGCTGAAGATGGACTCACCACACGCTTCTGTGTTCAG ctgGCCAAAAAATACAACATGGTGGTGGTGTCTCCCATCCTGGAGCGAGATGAGATCCATGGTGGAACGGTGTGGAACACTGCAGTAGTGGTGTCCAATAATGGCAATGTTCTGGGCAAATCACGGAAGAATCACATTCCCCGTGTGGGAGACTTCAACGAG TCGACATATTACATGGAAGGCAACACAGGTCACCCTGTATTCCAGACACAGTTTGGAAAGATTGCCATTAATATCTGCTACGGCCGGCACCACCCTCTCAACTGGTTAATGTACAGCATGCATGGGGCCGAGATCATCTTTAACCCAGCAGCCACAGTTGGAGCGCTCAG TGAACCAATGTGGCCAATTGAGGCCAGAAATGCTGCTATCGCAAACCATTGCTTCACCTGTGCCATCAACCGCGTGGGCACG GAGTATTACAAGAATGAGTTCACATCTGGGGATGGAAAGAAAG CGCACCATGACTTTGGACACTTTTATGGCTCCAGCTATGTAGCTGCACCCGACGGCAGCAGATCCCCAGGACTGTCCCGAACTCGTGATGGTCTGTTGGTGACAGAGATGGACTTGAACCTAAATCGCCAGATCGCAGACAAATGGTCCTTTAAG ATGACAGGGAGGTATGAAATGTATGCAGAGGAGCTGACCAAAGCTA